One Malassezia restricta chromosome III, complete sequence DNA segment encodes these proteins:
- a CDS encoding oxidoreductase — translation MSDQRKERIFVGLACDMPVGSITEVPLDGALDPPVNALVANVHGTYYATTSKCTHYGLALSKGILTSEGRLYCPFHGACFKVTTGDIEDAPALEPLKTFEVQRDNDDKVYILVDYEALKRSPWESCKKETHENKSGLHTVFVGGGAVTLHAVQEMRRNGYKGSITVLTAEPYPTIDRTKLSKAYAPELKHALVRDEFFWRETLNVDLRLSSYVYDIDTKMKRLSIRGGNTILYDNLVLATGSVPRRLPIEGANAKGVYVLRTHSDAKALTESLRKHPSPQLVIIGTGFIGLEMGIALAKHAKVTLLGQTHVPLEGPLGRSVGGGLQTAIMNERPLRFLNAVDLVRIETDMNNSVRGVTVQPRARGSPELFLAADVVLMSTGAKPATDFLRNSPSFPALRPDGSVEVDAALRVVGLQNVFAGGDIAAYPWDNGVVRIEHWNVACNHGRDIGRTIASGRLHPHRHIPVFWSGLTSPLRYAGVSLGYNQMHVDGEPDEAEFIAYYAKDDRVIGVATMWRDPMMVQALSLMKAGKMPRLSDIVAGLDIMTLTTTPTRKM, via the exons ATGTCTGATCAGAGAAAAGAGCGTATCTTTGTGGGGTTAGCATGTGATATGCCTGTCGGATCGATCACCGAAGTTCCTTTGGATGGTGCTTTGGATCCGCCGGTGAATGCATTAGTAGCAAATGTGCACGGAACGTACTATGCGACTACGTCGAAGTGTACACATTACGGCTTGGCATTGAGCAAGGGTATATTAACAAGTGAAGGGCGCCTCTACTGTCCATTCCATGGTGCATGCTTTAAAGTGACAACAGGAGATATTGAAGATGCGCCCGCGCTTGAACCTTTAAAGACCTTCGAAGTACAGCGGGACAATGATGATAAAGTGTACATTTTGGTGGATTACGAAGCGCTGAAACGGTCGCCCTGGGAATCATGCAAGAAAGAAACACACGAAAATAAGAGCGGACTTCATACTGTGTTTGTGGGAGGTGGTGCTGTGACGCTTCATGCAGTCCAGGAGATGCGGAGGAACGGATACAAAGGTTCTATAACTGTCCTTACTGCTGAGCCCTATCCCACCATTGACCGAACAAAGCTTAGCAAGGCGTACGCTCCTGAGCTAAAGCATGCTCTTGTGAGGGATGAGTTTTTTTGGCGCGAAACACTTAATGTAGATTTGCGCCTTTCAAGCTACGTTTATGATATTGATACAAAGATGAAGCGTCTAAGTATCCGAGGGGGGAATACCATTCTTTATGACAATTTAGTTCTGGCCACAGGCTCAGTCCCGCGTCGCTTACCCATCGAGGGTGCTAATGCTAAAGGTGTTTACGTGCTTCGAACGCATTCGGATGCAAAGGCTTTGACAGAGTCATTGAGGAAGCACCCATCGCCTCAGCTCGTCATTATTGGCACTGGTTTCATTGGTCTGGAAATGGGCATCGCTCTGGCAAAGCATGCAAAGGTCACATTACTAGGGCAAACACATGTGCCTCTCGAGGGACCATTGGGTCGAAGTGTTGGCGGCGGTTTGCAAACCGCTATTATGAATGAGCGACCTCTACGATTTCTCAACGCGGTTGACCTGGTTCGAATTGAAACAGATATGAATAATAGTGTGCGTGGTGTGACTGTGCAACCACGCGCGCGGGGCTCTCCGGAGCTGTTCCTTGCAGCAGATGTGGTTTTGATGTCCACGGGTGCCAAACCAGCGACTGATTTTCTGCGGAATTCGCCGTCGTTCCCTGCGTTGCGGCCAGACGGATCTGTGGAAGTGGACGCGGCGCTACGCGTGGTGGGCCTGCAGAACGTGTTTGCCGGTGGCGACATTGCAGCTTACCCTTGGGACAATGGCGTTGTGCGTATTGAGCATTGGAATGTGGCTTGCAACCATGGACGCGACATTGGGCGGACCATTGCCTCTGGTCGATTGCATCCTCATCGCCATATTCCTGTGTTCTGGTCAGGTCTAACTTCGCCGCTGCGATATGCTGGTGTAAGTCTAGGCTACAACCAGATGCACGTGGATGGTGAGCCTGATGAAGCTGAGTTTATTGCCTATTATGCTAAGGATGATCGAGTTATCGGTGTAGCAAC CATGTGGAGAGACCCTATGATGGTCCAGGCATTGTCATTAATGAAAGCTGGTAAAATGCCCAGGCTAAGCGACATTGTAGCTGGTCTGGACATCATGACGCTGACTACGACCCCCACGAGGAAGATGTAG
- a CDS encoding 20S proteasome subunit beta 2, with amino-acid sequence MSEHRGSGFDFSGHLRNHALGTQGHSIPRATSTGTTIVGLIYKDGVVLGADTRATEGPIVADKNCEKIHYITDSIRCCGAGTAADTEFVTNMISSNMQLHALHTRKRPRVLAALTMLKQRLFQYQGYIGAALVLGGYDSTGPQLFTIAPHGSTDKLPYVTMGSGSLAAMSVFESAWKPDMQEQEAIDLVVAAIESGIFNDLGSGSNVDVCVIREKETKMLRNYRKPNERAQKEQSYKFARGTTAFTKEEIYNMIVKEDVLGLDNTTPDATATTEAMDTDAS; translated from the exons ATGAGTGAGCATCGCGGTAGCGGTTTTGATTTTTCGGGACATCTTCGAAACCATGCTCTTGGTACTCAAGGTCATTCGATCCCGCGTGCAACGAGCACGGGTACGACAATTGTCGGATTGATCTACAAAGATGGCGTAGTACTGGGCGCTGATACGCGAGCGACAGAAGGGCCGATCGTCGCAGACAAGAATTGTGAAAAAATCCACTATATCACGGATAGTATTCGTTGCTGCGGTGCAGGTACTGCCGCAGACACGGAATTTGTTACCAACATGATTTCCAGCAACATGCAGCTTCATGCGCTTCATACTCGCAAGCGTCCGCGTGTTCTAGCTGCATTAACCATGCTCAAGCAGCGCCTTTTTCAATATCAAGGATATATCGGTGCTGCTCTTGTCTTGGGAGGATACGATTCGACAGGCCCGCAACTTTTCACGATTGCCCCGCATGGATCGACAGACAAGCTCCCTTACGTTACTATGGGATCAGGTTCCTTGGCGGCCATGTCGGTGTTTGAAAGTGCATGGAAACCAGATATGCAG GAACAAGAGGCTATTGATCTAGTGGTGGCTGCTATTGAATCCGGCATCTTCAACGATCTGGGTTCTGGTTCTAATGTTGATGTCTGTGTTATTCGCGAAAAAGAGACAAAGATGCTGCGTAATTACCGAAAGCCGAATGAACGCGCACAAAAGGAGCAGTCGTATAAGTTTGCTCGTGGTACAACTGCTTTCACCAAGGAAGAAATTTACAACATGATCGTAAAAGAAG ATGTGCTCGGTCTAGATAACACTACACCTGACGCCACGGCAACCACCGAGGCGATGGACACCGATGCGTCATAA